The following coding sequences lie in one Methylosinus sp. PW1 genomic window:
- a CDS encoding transketolase, with amino-acid sequence MARAGSARGRKHSPLSHDDVAAAARCAAARRRVISMSYSANSAHLGSSLGVVEILDAVLAVSDLRPATASAADRDRVILSKGHAAMAYYAALEQYGLVAPSLLDAYLQNGTPLWGHVGLTEAVPAIDATSGSLGHGLSLAAGFSLGHRLRGGDHRVFCILSDGECDEGSTWEAALFAGARKLSSLTAIVDYNHIQSLAPTKEVMDLEPFGAKWRSFGFETIELDGHDWAALVAALERPGRGRPRVILAHTVKGKGVARIENTVASHYKPALAADLELA; translated from the coding sequence ATGGCGAGAGCAGGCTCGGCGCGGGGCCGGAAACATTCGCCCCTATCGCATGACGACGTAGCGGCGGCTGCGCGTTGCGCCGCGGCGCGGCGGCGCGTCATTTCCATGTCTTATAGCGCCAATTCGGCTCATCTCGGCTCCTCGCTCGGCGTCGTCGAGATTCTCGACGCCGTGCTCGCCGTCTCCGATTTGCGTCCGGCGACCGCCAGCGCGGCGGACCGCGATCGCGTCATTCTCTCCAAGGGCCATGCGGCCATGGCCTATTACGCCGCGCTAGAGCAATATGGACTCGTCGCGCCGAGCCTGCTCGACGCCTATCTGCAGAATGGCACGCCGCTCTGGGGCCATGTCGGCCTCACCGAGGCGGTCCCGGCGATCGACGCCACCAGCGGCTCGCTCGGCCATGGCCTATCGCTGGCGGCGGGCTTTTCGCTCGGCCATCGTCTGCGCGGCGGCGATCATCGCGTCTTCTGCATTCTCTCCGACGGCGAATGCGACGAGGGCTCCACCTGGGAGGCGGCGCTCTTCGCCGGAGCGCGCAAGCTCTCCTCGCTCACCGCCATCGTCGATTACAACCACATTCAATCGCTGGCGCCGACGAAAGAGGTGATGGACCTCGAGCCCTTCGGCGCCAAATGGCGCAGCTTCGGATTCGAGACGATCGAGCTCGACGGCCATGATTGGGCGGCGCTGGTCGCGGCGCTCGAGCGGCCCGGGCGCGGACGTCCGCGCGTCATCCTCGCCCATACGGTGAAGGGCAAGGGCGTCGCCCGCATAGAGAACACCGTCGCCTCGCATTACAAGCCGGCGCTCGCCGCCGATCTGGAGCTCGCCTGA
- a CDS encoding CDP-alcohol phosphatidyltransferase family protein: protein MANRLNTSLLAIGERRVLQALAPRLPAWTTPDHLTAAGLVGAAMTAAGFALSHWSAGFLTLVVAGLFLNWFGDSLDGTLARYRGIERPRYGFLLDHSSDLIAQSLIVVGLGVSPYFTLPSALFVLSLYLLMSSYTYLRVATAGVHRLSYGGMGATEFRILVAAWSLFACWLGPQVVEARLWRFSVLDVTIGTMSAIAFALFVLMVRQDLSRMDRDDEHESATIHRLPTRRSAAEPAAAEPARELPGVSAG from the coding sequence TTGGCGAACCGATTGAACACGAGCCTTTTGGCGATCGGCGAGCGGCGCGTGCTGCAGGCGCTGGCCCCGCGACTCCCCGCCTGGACCACGCCGGATCATCTGACGGCGGCCGGGCTGGTCGGCGCGGCGATGACGGCGGCGGGCTTCGCGCTCAGCCATTGGTCGGCCGGTTTCCTCACACTGGTGGTGGCGGGCCTGTTCCTGAACTGGTTCGGCGATTCGCTCGACGGCACTCTGGCCCGCTACCGCGGGATCGAGCGTCCGCGCTACGGCTTCCTGCTCGATCATTCGAGCGATCTGATCGCGCAGAGCCTGATCGTGGTCGGCCTCGGCGTCTCGCCCTATTTCACGCTTCCCTCGGCGCTGTTCGTGCTCTCGCTCTATCTGCTGATGAGCTCCTACACTTATCTGCGCGTGGCGACGGCCGGCGTGCATCGACTGTCCTATGGCGGCATGGGCGCGACCGAGTTCCGCATTCTGGTCGCGGCCTGGAGCCTCTTCGCCTGCTGGCTCGGCCCGCAGGTTGTGGAGGCGCGGCTGTGGCGCTTCTCCGTCCTCGACGTGACGATCGGAACGATGTCGGCCATCGCCTTCGCGCTCTTCGTTCTGATGGTGCGTCAGGATCTGTCGCGGATGGACCGCGACGACGAGCATGAATCGGCGACTATCCACCGCCTGCCGACGCGCCGCTCCGCGGCCGAGCCGGCTGCGGCCGAGCCCGCGCGCGAGCTTCCCGGCGTCTCGGCCGGCTGA
- a CDS encoding GGDEF domain-containing protein has product MKLDSRSWALVAGSALVAAAGMFALSRAGFFSAPDPSSLWSWSLDNWETTADGASGERFRIAHEPLALARNLALISVSFIGVVLGTPRVVEIVTRSGRAGAAAAGAPEDFAKTRRLIDSELGTILTLVRSHLDSNKTYSAALVKGHKELTATTSPDQIRAAIVLLIAENQKMLRETEEHQRRLEDSQRQISELRAELAETQELNVRDSLTQVFTRRHFDETLAREAKIAASSDSALSLIMADIDHFKKINDGHGHLIGDEVLKNFARTMTKHVEEKDTVARYGGEEFAIIMPAVSYAEAKMAAERIRAEFETKKWAIKGGAPIGRITASFGVAQLAPNESAENLIQRADAKLYVSKSRGRNIVTVDSDLSPR; this is encoded by the coding sequence ATGAAACTCGATTCGAGAAGCTGGGCTTTGGTCGCGGGCAGCGCGCTCGTCGCGGCTGCAGGCATGTTCGCTCTGAGCCGGGCCGGCTTTTTCTCGGCGCCGGACCCCTCCTCGCTCTGGTCTTGGTCGCTCGACAATTGGGAGACGACGGCGGACGGCGCCTCCGGCGAGCGCTTTCGCATCGCCCATGAGCCGCTCGCCTTGGCGCGCAATCTGGCGCTGATCTCCGTCTCCTTCATCGGCGTCGTGCTGGGAACGCCGCGCGTGGTGGAGATCGTCACGCGCTCGGGGCGCGCCGGCGCCGCGGCGGCAGGAGCGCCGGAGGATTTCGCCAAGACGCGGCGGCTGATCGACAGCGAGCTCGGAACGATTCTCACTCTGGTGCGCTCGCATCTCGACAGCAACAAGACCTATTCCGCCGCCCTTGTGAAAGGCCATAAGGAGCTCACCGCGACGACGAGCCCGGATCAGATCCGCGCCGCCATCGTGCTGCTGATCGCCGAAAATCAGAAGATGCTGCGCGAGACCGAGGAGCATCAGCGCCGGCTCGAGGACTCGCAGCGGCAGATCAGCGAATTGCGCGCCGAGCTGGCCGAGACGCAGGAGCTCAATGTCCGAGATTCGCTGACGCAAGTTTTCACGCGCCGCCATTTCGACGAGACGCTGGCGCGCGAGGCGAAGATCGCGGCTTCGTCCGACAGCGCCTTGAGCCTCATCATGGCCGATATCGATCATTTCAAGAAGATCAACGACGGCCACGGCCATCTCATCGGCGACGAGGTGCTGAAAAACTTCGCCAGGACGATGACCAAGCATGTCGAGGAGAAGGACACGGTCGCGCGCTATGGCGGCGAGGAATTCGCGATCATCATGCCCGCCGTCTCCTATGCCGAGGCGAAAATGGCGGCCGAGCGCATTCGCGCCGAATTCGAGACCAAGAAATGGGCGATCAAGGGCGGCGCGCCGATCGGCCGCATCACCGCCTCCTTCGGCGTCGCCCAGCTGGCGCCCAATGAGAGCGCCGAGAATCTGATCCAGCGCGCCGACGCCAAGCTCTATGTCTCCAAATCGCGCGGCCGCAACATCGTCACCGTCGACTCCGACCTCTCGCCCCGTTGA
- a CDS encoding Dps family protein produces the protein MTNREIRSRQKAALETPTGFSPEATRDLTGALNAVLADVFALYLKTKNFHWHVSGPHFRDYHLLLDEQGAQIFATTDEIAERVRKVGGTSLRSIGHIARLQRILDNDADYVDPQDMLAELRDDNGALAARMREAHSICDERGDVATASLLENYIDEAERRIWFLFEAGRRGNA, from the coding sequence ATGACAAACCGTGAAATTCGTTCCCGCCAAAAGGCCGCGCTCGAGACGCCGACCGGCTTCTCGCCCGAGGCGACGCGCGACCTTACCGGCGCGCTCAACGCCGTGCTGGCGGATGTTTTCGCCCTTTATCTCAAGACGAAGAATTTCCACTGGCACGTCTCCGGCCCACATTTTCGCGACTATCATCTGCTGCTCGACGAGCAGGGCGCGCAGATTTTCGCGACGACGGACGAGATCGCCGAGCGCGTGCGCAAGGTCGGCGGCACCAGCTTGCGCTCGATCGGCCATATCGCGCGGCTGCAGCGCATCCTCGACAATGACGCCGATTATGTCGATCCGCAGGACATGCTGGCGGAGCTGCGCGACGACAATGGCGCGCTGGCGGCGCGCATGCGCGAGGCGCATTCCATCTGCGACGAGCGCGGCGACGTCGCCACGGCGAGCCTGCTGGAGAATTACATAGACGAGGCCGAAAGGCGGATATGGTTCCTGTTCGAGGCCGGCCGCCGCGGCAATGCGTGA
- a CDS encoding NAD-dependent epimerase/dehydratase family protein, whose amino-acid sequence MNAAPDGALLLNHPLYRADIADILTADLPWERLAGRTILVTGANGFLPAMMVDTLLALAESRPDIVPNVLALVRSREKAERRFRAHLDNRALTIVEGDVVEPFDPPGAVDMIVHAASQASPRYYGVDPVGTAAPNVIGTSRLLDLARRKNASRFLYFSSSEVYGALPPQAQPVEETVFGRLDPATQRACYAESKRMGETLCVAHCVQYGTQAVIVRPFHTYGPGMRLDDGRVFADFVRDIVTGRDIVLNSDGSAERAFCYLADAARAFFAVLLNGEAGHAYNVGNGEAVASVRGLAETLVGLYPERGLSLRSSVPLTGYLPSVVQRSAPDTTRLETLGWRPRIGIAEGFRRTIDIYNDIFTDAAVAAA is encoded by the coding sequence ATGAATGCGGCTCCCGATGGCGCGCTTTTGCTGAATCATCCGCTCTATCGCGCGGATATCGCCGATATTCTCACCGCCGATCTGCCCTGGGAGCGGCTCGCCGGGCGCACCATTCTCGTGACCGGGGCCAATGGCTTTCTGCCGGCGATGATGGTCGACACTCTTCTCGCTCTCGCCGAGAGCCGCCCCGACATCGTCCCGAATGTGCTGGCGCTGGTCCGTTCGCGGGAAAAGGCCGAGCGCCGCTTTCGCGCGCATCTCGACAATCGCGCTCTGACGATCGTCGAAGGCGATGTGGTGGAGCCCTTCGATCCGCCCGGCGCGGTCGATATGATCGTCCACGCCGCCAGCCAGGCGAGCCCGCGCTATTATGGAGTCGATCCGGTCGGCACGGCGGCGCCCAATGTGATCGGGACCTCGCGCCTGCTCGATCTGGCGCGGCGCAAGAACGCCTCCCGCTTCCTCTATTTCTCCAGCTCCGAGGTCTATGGCGCGCTGCCGCCGCAGGCCCAGCCGGTGGAGGAGACGGTCTTCGGCCGGCTCGATCCGGCGACGCAGCGCGCCTGCTACGCCGAGTCGAAGCGCATGGGGGAGACGCTCTGCGTCGCCCATTGCGTGCAATATGGGACGCAGGCGGTCATCGTGCGGCCCTTCCATACTTATGGGCCGGGCATGCGGCTCGACGACGGCCGCGTCTTCGCGGATTTCGTGCGCGACATTGTGACGGGGCGGGACATCGTCCTCAATAGCGACGGATCGGCCGAGCGCGCCTTCTGCTATCTCGCCGACGCCGCGCGCGCCTTCTTCGCCGTGCTGCTGAATGGCGAGGCCGGCCATGCCTATAATGTCGGCAATGGCGAGGCGGTCGCTTCCGTCCGCGGGCTCGCCGAGACTTTGGTCGGCCTCTATCCCGAGCGCGGCCTGTCGCTGCGCTCGAGCGTTCCGCTCACCGGCTATCTGCCGAGCGTGGTTCAGCGTTCCGCTCCGGACACGACGCGGCTGGAGACGCTGGGATGGCGTCCGCGCATCGGCATCGCCGAGGGATTTCGGCGCACCATCGATATCTACAACGATATTTTTACGGACGCCGCCGTCGCGGCCGCTTGA
- a CDS encoding CDP-alcohol phosphatidyltransferase, producing the protein MKTADHKAGHYQSFLAPAEQRLVRAIVIELPESVTPLQLTRIGLFGACVAAMALVGCRWSALWMPLIPLGVFLNWFGAALDGRLAQHRKTADPQLGLVEHTFDLFSQILLIVAFGASPFLSIESAFVVLICYLLFSAYTYIRAIVRHVQQMAYIGLGATEFRLLMALWPFAAHAMGIDETNDVGVSRLDAAIMILAGLAICGLAIKALSDARRVAMDESGRGV; encoded by the coding sequence ATGAAGACCGCCGATCATAAAGCCGGGCATTATCAGAGCTTTCTGGCTCCGGCCGAACAAAGGCTCGTGCGCGCGATCGTGATCGAGCTGCCGGAATCCGTGACGCCTCTGCAGCTGACCCGCATCGGATTGTTCGGCGCCTGCGTCGCCGCCATGGCGCTCGTCGGCTGCCGCTGGTCGGCGCTGTGGATGCCCTTGATTCCGCTCGGTGTCTTCCTCAACTGGTTCGGCGCGGCGCTGGACGGCCGGCTGGCGCAGCATCGCAAGACCGCCGATCCGCAGCTCGGCCTCGTCGAGCACACATTCGATCTCTTCTCGCAAATATTGCTGATCGTCGCCTTCGGCGCCTCGCCCTTCTTGTCGATCGAGTCGGCCTTCGTCGTGCTGATCTGCTATCTGCTCTTCTCGGCCTATACTTATATTCGCGCGATCGTCCGCCACGTTCAGCAAATGGCCTATATCGGCCTCGGCGCGACCGAGTTTCGCCTGCTGATGGCGCTCTGGCCCTTCGCCGCCCACGCCATGGGAATAGACGAGACCAATGACGTCGGCGTGTCCCGGCTCGACGCCGCCATCATGATTTTGGCGGGCCTTGCCATTTGCGGGCTCGCGATCAAGGCGCTCTCCGACGCGCGCCGTGTCGCGATGGACGAGAGCGGCCGGGGCGTCTGA
- the pepN gene encoding aminopeptidase N yields the protein MRNPPPQAVRLADYRPPAFLIDAVDLDISLHRSKTRVVARLAIRRNPAGQAGAPLALDGDGLVLRRAALDGAPLAPEAYEATPDSFVLRAPPEGLFTLELETEVDPSANTQLSGLYRSGSAYCTQCEAEGFRRITYFLDRPDVLSVYTTRIEAEKSEAPVLLGNGNPVASGDLEGGRHFAVWRDPFPKPCYLFALVGGDLGHISESYRTGSGRVVALAIYVERGKEPFASYAMDSLVRSMRWDEQAFGREYDLDVFNIVAVSDFNMGAMENKGLNIFNDKYVLASPETATDSDYAGIESVIAHEYFHNWTGNRITCRDWFQLCLKEGLTVYRDQEFSADQRSRAVKRISDVRGLRLQQFPEDAGPLAHPVRPNLYHEINNFYTATVYEKGAEIVRMLKTLIGEADFRRGMDLYFARFDGTAATVEDFLSCFAEASGRDLTQFSLWYEQAGTPLVTVASDYDASAKTLTLSLDQSTPPTPGQSDKKPFVIPLALGLIGENGDELTLSAAPGENGASAEECARSVVELSTPSRRIVFENVPSRPVVSLLRGFSAPVRLTPPQSAEDLERLLAHDSDSFNRWQAAQSLALRSIFSRIEAARGGAASDDRAFFDSLKRLVEAGEGDPSLVAQALALPSEIDIAREIGKDVDPDVIFAARSGLKRDLGRHLGAALAEAHARFAAQEGFSPDADSAGRRAMRNVALDLLAAGDPASGGLLAERQFAEATNMTDRISALATLSHVPGAAREEAFAAFYERYKKDHLVLDKWFSLQATIPEAETTARIARLMEHADFSLANPNRVRAVVGSFANGNPTRFHALDGSGYALLERVVLELDPKNPQLAARLLSALRSWRSLEERRRKLAESTLRRILSTPDLSADVSDIATRALA from the coding sequence ATGCGCAACCCACCCCCCCAGGCCGTTCGTCTCGCCGATTATCGCCCGCCCGCGTTTCTGATCGACGCGGTCGATCTCGATATTTCCCTGCATCGAAGCAAGACGCGCGTCGTCGCGCGCCTCGCGATCAGGCGCAACCCCGCCGGCCAGGCGGGCGCGCCGCTCGCGCTCGACGGCGACGGGCTGGTCTTGCGGCGCGCGGCGCTGGATGGCGCGCCGCTCGCGCCCGAGGCCTATGAGGCGACGCCCGATTCCTTCGTGCTGCGCGCCCCGCCCGAGGGGCTCTTCACGCTGGAGCTGGAAACGGAGGTCGATCCCTCCGCCAACACGCAATTGAGCGGGCTCTATCGCTCCGGCTCCGCCTATTGCACGCAATGCGAGGCGGAGGGCTTCCGCCGCATCACCTATTTTCTGGATCGTCCGGATGTTCTCAGCGTCTATACGACGCGGATAGAGGCCGAGAAGAGCGAAGCTCCCGTCCTGCTCGGCAATGGCAATCCGGTCGCCTCCGGCGATCTCGAAGGCGGGAGACATTTCGCGGTCTGGCGCGATCCGTTTCCCAAGCCCTGCTATCTCTTCGCCCTCGTCGGCGGCGATCTCGGCCATATCTCAGAGAGCTATCGCACCGGCTCCGGCCGCGTCGTCGCGCTCGCCATCTATGTCGAGCGCGGCAAGGAGCCCTTCGCCTCCTATGCAATGGACTCGCTGGTGCGCTCCATGCGCTGGGACGAGCAGGCATTCGGGCGCGAATATGATCTCGATGTGTTCAACATCGTCGCCGTCTCCGACTTCAACATGGGCGCGATGGAGAACAAGGGCCTCAACATATTCAACGACAAATATGTTCTGGCCTCGCCCGAGACCGCGACCGACTCCGACTATGCGGGCATAGAATCGGTCATCGCCCATGAATATTTCCACAATTGGACCGGCAATCGCATCACCTGCCGCGACTGGTTCCAGCTGTGCCTGAAGGAAGGTCTGACCGTCTATCGCGATCAGGAATTCTCGGCCGATCAGCGCTCGCGCGCGGTGAAGCGCATCTCCGACGTGCGTGGCCTGCGGCTGCAGCAATTTCCCGAGGACGCCGGCCCGCTCGCCCATCCGGTGCGGCCGAACCTCTATCACGAGATCAACAATTTCTACACGGCCACCGTCTATGAGAAGGGCGCGGAGATCGTCCGCATGCTGAAGACGCTGATCGGCGAGGCCGATTTCCGTCGCGGCATGGACCTCTATTTCGCGCGTTTCGACGGAACGGCGGCGACGGTCGAGGATTTCCTCTCCTGCTTCGCCGAGGCTTCGGGCCGCGATCTGACGCAATTTTCGCTCTGGTACGAGCAGGCCGGCACGCCGCTCGTGACTGTGGCGAGCGACTATGACGCGAGCGCCAAGACGCTGACGCTCAGCCTCGATCAATCGACGCCGCCGACGCCCGGGCAGAGCGATAAAAAGCCCTTCGTCATTCCGCTGGCGCTCGGCCTCATCGGCGAGAATGGCGACGAGCTGACGCTGTCCGCCGCGCCCGGCGAGAACGGCGCCAGCGCGGAAGAATGCGCCCGTAGCGTCGTCGAGCTTTCGACGCCTTCGCGCCGAATCGTGTTCGAGAATGTGCCGTCGCGCCCGGTGGTGTCGCTGCTGCGCGGCTTCTCCGCGCCCGTGCGCCTCACGCCACCGCAATCGGCGGAAGACCTCGAGCGCCTGCTCGCCCATGACAGCGATTCCTTCAATCGCTGGCAGGCGGCGCAGAGCCTCGCGCTGCGCTCCATCTTCTCGCGCATAGAGGCCGCGCGCGGCGGCGCGGCGTCGGACGATCGCGCCTTTTTCGATTCTCTGAAGCGGCTCGTCGAGGCGGGAGAGGGCGATCCCAGCCTCGTCGCGCAGGCGCTGGCTCTGCCCTCCGAGATCGACATCGCGCGCGAGATCGGCAAGGACGTCGACCCCGATGTGATCTTCGCGGCGCGCTCCGGGCTGAAGCGCGATCTCGGCCGCCATTTGGGCGCGGCGCTCGCCGAGGCGCATGCCCGCTTCGCCGCGCAGGAGGGCTTCTCGCCGGACGCCGACAGCGCCGGCCGACGCGCCATGCGCAATGTCGCGCTCGATCTTCTGGCGGCGGGCGATCCGGCCTCGGGCGGTCTGCTGGCCGAGCGGCAATTCGCCGAGGCGACCAATATGACCGATCGCATCTCGGCGCTGGCGACGCTGTCGCATGTGCCGGGCGCGGCGCGGGAGGAGGCTTTCGCGGCCTTCTATGAGCGCTACAAGAAAGACCATCTCGTACTCGACAAATGGTTCTCGCTGCAAGCGACAATTCCCGAGGCGGAGACCACCGCCCGCATCGCCCGGCTGATGGAGCATGCGGATTTCTCGCTCGCCAACCCCAATCGCGTGCGCGCGGTGGTCGGCTCCTTCGCCAATGGCAATCCGACGCGCTTCCATGCGCTGGACGGTTCCGGCTATGCGCTGCTCGAGCGCGTGGTGCTGGAGCTCGATCCGAAAAATCCGCAGCTCGCCGCGCGGCTGCTCTCGGCGCTGCGCTCCTGGCGATCGCTGGAGGAGCGCCGTCGCAAGCTCGCCGAATCGACGCTGCGTCGCATTCTTTCGACGCCCGATCTCTCGGCCGATGTTTCGGACATAGCGACGCGCGCGCTCGCCTGA
- a CDS encoding transketolase family protein, which produces MRKRIIELIEADASVDPRIVFLTGDLGFSFVEPLEQALGERFVNMGVAEANMVSVAASLAASGFRPFAYSIAPFMTARCLEQIRNDICYQRRAVRLIGVGAGFSYGTLGPSHHALEDATIMAALPDLIVANPGNAAELDRCYAALLDDPRPAYFRIARESGASYGAPIFSPQTAAFAARRGADVTLAASGGSVTQCLAAAEALAREGIEAAVVSVPIVQPFPTEAFAALLTGAPVVSVFEGYRGNPLSIGVMETLLARGMGEAFVDLTAPQAFPSLVGDTETLRRRAGLDPAAIAAQARALIAGRDARKIGARA; this is translated from the coding sequence ATGCGCAAGCGGATCATCGAGCTCATCGAGGCGGACGCCAGCGTCGATCCCAGAATCGTGTTTCTGACCGGCGATCTCGGCTTCTCCTTCGTTGAGCCGCTCGAGCAGGCGCTCGGCGAGCGCTTCGTCAATATGGGCGTCGCCGAGGCCAATATGGTGTCGGTCGCCGCTTCGCTGGCCGCCAGCGGCTTTCGGCCTTTCGCCTATTCCATCGCGCCCTTTATGACGGCGCGCTGCCTCGAGCAGATTCGCAACGACATCTGCTATCAACGCCGCGCCGTGCGGCTGATCGGCGTCGGCGCCGGCTTCTCCTACGGCACGCTCGGTCCGTCGCATCACGCGCTCGAGGACGCCACGATCATGGCGGCGCTGCCCGATCTCATCGTCGCCAATCCGGGCAACGCCGCCGAGCTCGATCGCTGTTACGCGGCGCTGCTCGACGATCCGCGCCCCGCCTATTTCCGCATCGCTCGCGAGAGCGGCGCCTCTTATGGCGCGCCGATCTTCTCGCCGCAGACGGCGGCTTTCGCGGCGCGCCGCGGCGCCGATGTTACTTTGGCGGCGAGCGGCGGCTCGGTGACGCAATGTCTCGCCGCCGCGGAGGCTTTGGCGCGGGAGGGGATCGAGGCCGCTGTCGTCAGCGTTCCGATCGTTCAGCCTTTCCCGACGGAGGCATTCGCCGCGCTGCTGACCGGCGCGCCGGTCGTGTCGGTCTTCGAGGGCTATCGCGGCAATCCGCTTTCAATCGGCGTCATGGAGACGCTTCTCGCGCGCGGGATGGGCGAGGCCTTCGTCGATCTCACCGCGCCGCAGGCCTTTCCGAGCCTCGTCGGCGACACGGAGACGCTGCGCCGGCGCGCCGGGCTCGATCCCGCCGCCATCGCCGCGCAGGCGCGCGCGCTCATCGCCGGCCGCGACGCCCGCAAGATCGGAGCGCGCGCATGA
- a CDS encoding polysaccharide biosynthesis/export family protein yields the protein MTAGVPSESQPETAFALVEIDGQVVAALAKHGAPGLRGSFGDYRPPASQPIGVGDTLQITLWEAAAGGLFSSPATDRTSPGSRSAAIPDQTVGRDGSVTVPYAGRIQVAGRTQQEVEAVIIDRLRGKAIEPQALVNVSRNISNTATVTGEVTQGARVPLTLRGDRVMDVIAQAGGFRSPVHETFVSLTRGDRTARAPIQALLANPRENIFVRPGDVLTVERTPQTFTVAGATGANAVVPFDARGITLEEAIGKAGGLSDQRADPSGLFVLRYEPTAVIADYPTVSPLLASQRLIPVAYHLDMRNPASLFTARRFAMRDKDILYVSNAPVTEIAKAFQLVSMLTQPAIQGAAVGAAVK from the coding sequence ATGACCGCCGGCGTGCCGAGCGAATCGCAGCCGGAGACGGCTTTCGCCCTCGTCGAGATCGACGGCCAGGTGGTGGCGGCGTTGGCCAAGCATGGCGCGCCGGGCCTGCGCGGCTCCTTCGGCGATTATCGTCCGCCGGCCTCGCAGCCGATCGGGGTCGGCGACACGCTGCAGATCACTCTATGGGAGGCGGCCGCGGGCGGCCTCTTCTCCTCGCCGGCGACGGATCGAACCAGTCCGGGCTCGCGCTCGGCGGCGATTCCCGATCAGACGGTGGGGCGCGACGGCTCGGTGACGGTTCCCTACGCCGGGCGGATACAGGTCGCCGGCCGCACCCAGCAGGAGGTGGAGGCGGTCATCATCGATCGGCTGCGCGGCAAGGCGATCGAGCCGCAGGCGCTGGTCAATGTGTCGCGCAACATCAGCAATACGGCGACGGTGACGGGCGAGGTGACGCAGGGCGCGCGCGTGCCGCTGACGCTGCGCGGCGACCGCGTGATGGACGTCATCGCCCAGGCCGGCGGCTTTCGCTCGCCGGTACACGAGACCTTCGTCAGCCTGACGCGCGGCGACCGCACCGCGCGCGCGCCGATCCAGGCGCTGCTCGCCAATCCGCGCGAGAATATTTTCGTGCGTCCGGGCGATGTGCTGACGGTGGAGCGGACGCCGCAGACCTTCACGGTCGCCGGCGCGACCGGGGCCAACGCCGTCGTGCCTTTCGACGCGCGGGGAATCACTCTGGAGGAGGCGATCGGCAAGGCCGGCGGCCTCTCCGATCAGCGCGCCGATCCGAGCGGCTTGTTCGTGCTGCGTTACGAGCCGACGGCGGTGATCGCCGATTACCCGACCGTTTCGCCGCTGCTGGCTTCGCAACGGCTGATTCCGGTCGCCTATCATCTCGACATGCGCAATCCGGCGTCGCTGTTCACGGCGCGGCGATTCGCGATGCGGGACAAGGATATATTGTATGTGTCCAATGCGCCTGTGACCGAGATCGCCAAGGCGTTCCAGCTCGTCTCCATGCTGACGCAGCCGGCGATTCAGGGCGCGGCGGTCGGCGCTGCGGTGAAGTGA